One Bifidobacterium angulatum DSM 20098 = JCM 7096 DNA window includes the following coding sequences:
- a CDS encoding phenylpyruvate tautomerase MIF-related protein — protein sequence MPVIHTHVSVSTTPAQREALKTAYGKAITAVPGKSEGWLMCPFEDNMPIYFGGDDSKPAAYVEVNVFGRSVPGSAWEKLTEQIMAALGKELGIPADRTYIRYTATTDWGWNGGNF from the coding sequence CCACCCCCGCACAGCGCGAGGCGCTGAAAACCGCCTATGGCAAGGCCATCACCGCCGTACCGGGTAAGTCCGAAGGCTGGCTGATGTGCCCATTCGAGGACAATATGCCAATCTACTTCGGCGGCGACGATTCCAAGCCCGCGGCCTATGTGGAGGTGAACGTGTTCGGCCGTTCCGTGCCGGGTTCCGCCTGGGAGAAGCTGACCGAGCAGATCATGGCCGCGCTGGGCAAGGAGCTCGGCATTCCGGCCGACCGCACCTACATCCGCTACACCGCCACCACCGACTGGGGCTGGAACGGCGGAAACTTCTGA